One Nitrospira sp. genomic region harbors:
- a CDS encoding fibronectin type III domain-containing protein, with product MRANMNLIDFFYHLFTRSTAGLILLGVIALPLSGCGEQEGGGPIISSLSTPADDPASTEEANESSLDSSTSDLSEGDDQALGSPEHDAEDSEVFANLADSNEADDPAISLTSTPDGVTARLTWDASTDPNVSGYHVYYGKQSSGEYGSCSYEEGQTVEVPPAEISGLEPNTPYFFAISAYGGDGGEAESPCSNEVLLVTPPAQT from the coding sequence ATGCGGGCAAACATGAATTTGATCGACTTCTTTTATCATCTCTTCACAAGATCGACAGCAGGACTGATCCTCCTGGGTGTGATCGCACTGCCATTATCCGGCTGTGGCGAACAGGAAGGAGGAGGTCCGATCATTTCTTCGCTCTCCACTCCGGCTGATGATCCAGCGTCGACGGAGGAAGCGAACGAATCAAGCCTTGATTCGAGTACGTCGGACTTGTCCGAAGGTGATGATCAGGCATTGGGCTCACCCGAACATGACGCGGAAGATTCAGAAGTTTTCGCGAACCTCGCAGACTCTAATGAAGCGGACGACCCGGCAATCTCACTGACCTCCACCCCAGATGGGGTCACGGCCAGATTGACCTGGGATGCATCTACCGATCCAAATGTATCTGGTTATCATGTCTACTACGGGAAGCAGTCATCTGGAGAGTACGGGTCATGCTCTTACGAAGAAGGTCAAACGGTCGAAGTTCCACCGGCTGAAATCAGCGGACTCGAGCCAAACACCCCCTATTTTTTTGCAATTAGTGCTTACGGCGGCGATGGTGGTGAAGCAGAAAGCCCCTGCTCGAACGAAGTACTTCTGGTCACACCACCAGCACAAACCTGA
- a CDS encoding HDOD domain-containing protein, whose translation MASEIGSATSPVERLEQSLVQKIETGDIELPLLPQAASQVMALASDPAADAAKLSALIHQDQALAAHVLRIANSPAYMPRSPVVSLQHAVAMLGMTLLSEIAFTASLKSGAFKVPGHEDEVRRLWRHSLASGAFAKEVARLRRVNVESAYLCGLLHEIGKPVVLQTATTLAQTHGLSIETLVLQGWIDGYHSRVGTLIAEKWALPKQVATAIQYYDNYDHADSFRQECLLTCTSDRLASHVLTPEEMPDETLRAEPVFAELNLYPNDIDQLLAMKDHVLAIVNALNL comes from the coding sequence ATGGCATCGGAAATAGGATCTGCAACTTCCCCGGTTGAACGGCTTGAACAGTCGTTGGTTCAGAAAATCGAGACCGGAGATATTGAACTCCCCCTCCTTCCGCAAGCAGCCAGTCAAGTGATGGCGTTGGCGTCAGATCCAGCCGCCGATGCCGCCAAGCTCTCAGCCTTGATTCATCAAGACCAAGCCCTCGCTGCACATGTGTTGCGGATTGCTAACTCTCCAGCCTATATGCCTCGTAGCCCCGTCGTCTCTCTTCAGCATGCGGTAGCCATGTTGGGTATGACCTTGTTGTCAGAGATAGCCTTTACTGCTTCTCTCAAATCTGGTGCGTTTAAAGTTCCAGGGCATGAGGATGAAGTAAGGCGACTCTGGCGTCATTCTCTAGCGAGTGGAGCGTTCGCGAAGGAAGTGGCCAGACTCAGACGTGTCAACGTCGAAAGTGCCTACCTCTGCGGTCTGTTGCACGAAATCGGGAAGCCGGTCGTCTTGCAGACAGCAACTACACTCGCCCAGACCCACGGTCTCTCTATTGAAACATTGGTCTTGCAGGGATGGATCGACGGCTATCATTCCCGTGTCGGTACTCTCATTGCAGAAAAATGGGCTTTGCCCAAACAAGTCGCAACGGCTATCCAATACTATGACAATTACGATCATGCCGATTCCTTTCGACAGGAATGTCTGCTCACATGCACCTCCGACCGACTAGCAAGTCATGTACTCACACCCGAGGAGATGCCTGATGAGACGCTTCGTGCCGAACCGGTCTTTGCTGAATTGAACCTGTATCCTAACGACATTGATCAGCTACTGGCCATGAAAGACCATGTCCTGGCGATCGTGAATGCGCTCAATTTATGA
- a CDS encoding cupin domain-containing protein, with protein sequence MNVVTLTDLEQFSSEKMKKNNIFQTERFFCDIYCFEPGQDQKGHVHRDQDKVYIVLEGQGTFHVGAEQRILVAGQGTMASAGEEHGVKNHTSGRLKVLVFVAPNQD encoded by the coding sequence ATGAACGTGGTCACGCTAACAGACTTGGAACAGTTCAGCAGCGAGAAGATGAAGAAGAATAATATCTTTCAAACAGAACGATTCTTCTGTGATATTTATTGCTTCGAGCCGGGACAAGATCAAAAAGGGCATGTCCATCGTGATCAAGATAAGGTGTATATAGTGTTGGAGGGGCAAGGAACCTTTCACGTCGGTGCCGAACAGCGAATCCTTGTTGCGGGTCAAGGCACGATGGCTTCAGCTGGAGAAGAACATGGGGTGAAAAACCATACAAGCGGGCGACTCAAGGTATTGGTGTTTGTCGCTCCAAACCAAGACTGA
- a CDS encoding cytochrome c → MRRTVSASVLMMGCVLMLSGGVSFADEPPLAPVPPEYADKKMPAGGWTDPKAIEEGGKIYRGEFKTDVNCSSCHGDDGKPKKKGARDLRDPKIVCRFSDAYWFWRISEGIPKTKMKGNKGLLSEEQIWQVMAYENQFSHDGKPADRSCYKP, encoded by the coding sequence ATGCGTAGAACCGTAAGTGCTTCAGTATTGATGATGGGTTGCGTCCTCATGCTTTCCGGAGGGGTTTCCTTCGCTGATGAGCCCCCATTGGCCCCGGTTCCACCTGAGTATGCTGACAAAAAAATGCCGGCCGGTGGATGGACCGATCCCAAGGCCATCGAGGAGGGCGGCAAGATTTACAGAGGCGAGTTCAAGACCGATGTCAACTGCAGCAGCTGCCACGGAGACGATGGCAAGCCTAAGAAAAAGGGTGCACGCGATCTTCGTGATCCCAAAATCGTCTGCCGGTTCTCAGATGCGTACTGGTTCTGGCGTATTTCAGAGGGAATTCCAAAAACCAAGATGAAGGGCAATAAGGGTCTTCTATCCGAAGAGCAGATCTGGCAGGTGATGGCATATGAAAACCAGTTCTCGCACGACGGGAAGCCAGCCGACCGATCCTGCTACAAGCCCTGA
- a CDS encoding transketolase — translation MTGQVTPSELLITLRNKATQLRIDSVRATSEAGSGHPSSCASAADIVAALFFSVMRYDPQNPKALNNDRFVLSKGHAAPLLYAAWAEAGLFPSTDLLKLRTLASDLEGHPTPRLPFVDMATGSLGQGLPVGVGIALNAKFVDHLDYRTYVLLGDGESVEGSVWEAVEIARQYELDNLCAILDVNRLGQSDPTMLQHDMEAYRSRWSGFGWHAIVIDGHDFDAILRAFNEAAQTKGKPTVLLAQTYKGKGISFIENKPDWHGKPLKKGEETQKALDELTKQLSPNGSVSHIRKPSPGSIPSRSIGTMPPAPYKIGESVATREAFGIALEALGSVNPLVVALDADVKNSTYSDKFGKKFSNRFFENFIAEQNMVGAAAGLAACGKIPFAATFACFLSRAYDFIRMAAISGSNIKLVGTHVGVSIGEDGPSQMGLEDIAMMAAQPNITVLYPSDGNSTYHLVGAAAHYKGMVYLRAGRPKSPILYGPEEQFHIGGSKILRQSSSDVLTIVAAGVTLHEALKAYDQLKEVGISIRVIDLYSIAPIDRNTLLDSGRSTQGRILTVEDHYAHGGLGDAVLSAVATDGFKVHKLAVREIPHSGKPEELVDHYGIGVRSIVEAAKQFIK, via the coding sequence ATGACAGGTCAAGTCACTCCCTCTGAACTACTTATCACTTTACGTAATAAAGCAACTCAACTCAGAATCGACAGCGTGCGGGCCACGAGCGAAGCAGGAAGCGGTCATCCATCGAGCTGTGCTTCGGCCGCCGATATTGTGGCCGCCCTGTTCTTCTCCGTCATGCGGTACGATCCACAGAATCCGAAAGCGCTGAACAATGACCGCTTCGTTCTCTCAAAGGGACATGCCGCCCCATTGTTGTACGCAGCGTGGGCAGAAGCTGGACTCTTCCCATCAACCGATCTCCTAAAATTACGTACCCTCGCATCTGATCTGGAAGGTCATCCCACTCCACGATTGCCATTTGTCGATATGGCCACCGGTTCACTGGGGCAAGGACTTCCCGTCGGTGTCGGCATCGCGTTGAACGCAAAATTCGTCGATCACCTCGATTACCGAACCTACGTCCTCCTGGGAGACGGAGAATCGGTCGAAGGATCGGTCTGGGAAGCCGTCGAAATTGCACGCCAGTATGAGCTGGATAATCTGTGTGCCATTCTCGATGTGAATCGACTCGGCCAGAGTGACCCTACGATGCTGCAACACGACATGGAAGCCTACCGTTCCCGCTGGAGTGGGTTTGGCTGGCACGCGATCGTCATTGATGGGCATGACTTCGATGCCATACTCAGAGCGTTCAACGAAGCGGCTCAGACCAAAGGAAAACCCACCGTGCTGCTGGCCCAGACCTATAAAGGGAAAGGCATTTCGTTCATTGAAAACAAACCCGACTGGCATGGCAAGCCTCTCAAGAAAGGAGAAGAGACGCAGAAGGCGCTCGACGAACTCACCAAGCAATTAAGTCCGAACGGCTCGGTGTCTCACATCAGAAAACCGTCGCCCGGCTCCATCCCTTCTCGGTCTATCGGCACCATGCCTCCCGCCCCATACAAGATCGGTGAATCGGTCGCCACCCGAGAAGCATTTGGAATCGCACTCGAGGCGCTAGGCTCCGTGAACCCGCTTGTCGTCGCCCTTGATGCCGATGTGAAGAACTCCACGTACAGTGACAAATTCGGCAAGAAGTTTTCGAATCGATTTTTCGAAAACTTTATCGCAGAACAAAACATGGTGGGCGCAGCCGCTGGTCTGGCGGCATGCGGGAAGATCCCCTTCGCAGCCACGTTTGCTTGTTTTCTGAGCCGTGCCTACGATTTCATCCGTATGGCTGCGATCAGCGGGTCAAATATCAAGCTGGTTGGAACTCATGTTGGCGTCAGCATCGGCGAAGATGGACCTTCTCAAATGGGATTAGAGGACATCGCCATGATGGCAGCTCAACCCAATATCACAGTGCTCTATCCATCAGACGGAAATTCAACTTATCACTTGGTCGGAGCTGCTGCTCACTACAAAGGGATGGTCTATCTGCGTGCCGGAAGGCCCAAAAGCCCTATTCTCTATGGCCCGGAAGAACAATTTCATATCGGCGGCAGTAAGATCCTTCGGCAAAGCTCATCGGATGTCCTCACGATCGTCGCCGCGGGTGTGACTCTACATGAAGCCCTGAAAGCCTATGATCAACTGAAGGAAGTCGGCATCTCGATTCGTGTAATCGATCTGTATAGTATCGCTCCTATCGACAGGAATACGCTATTGGACAGTGGGCGATCCACGCAGGGCCGAATCCTTACCGTGGAGGACCACTACGCCCACGGAGGACTCGGTGATGCCGTCTTGAGTGCCGTTGCAACCGATGGCTTCAAGGTCCATAAACTGGCTGTTCGTGAAATCCCCCACAGCGGGAAACCTGAAGAATTGGTGGATCATTATGGTATCGGAGTACGGTCCATTGTTGAGGCAGCTAAGCAATTTATTAAATAA